The following proteins are encoded in a genomic region of Streptomyces sp. SLBN-31:
- a CDS encoding phosphoadenosine phosphosulfate reductase codes for MAASLAFASSGVPDLTTYDLLAPQLSGGKDSAVMMAVFMDAARSAGVEDRVISYHSSLGVLEWPPIVFEGTRYPGVSELAAMQSAAFGLPPDRHIEVTRTMPGPDGTPMPRSLLTEIAAYGRFPRMGSPYCRKYAKEGVVSSAWTPMVNRLKRELGRPVRILKVMGLRSDEGADRKKRPPFRTVLANSARVVDEWLPVKDWPTEAVKEWHASAPVPYCWSYDSVPGAGDWRGNTRCSCALCSYASLPDLLLSSGRRPRLADLYAEVEQVRGDSFRADRRIADLIRHAKSCGIDPGVVCPDDGPEFAALENQVWAALKEEPRKKPELARDSGRRPVCDGCS; via the coding sequence ATGGCTGCGAGTCTTGCCTTCGCTTCGTCCGGCGTGCCCGACCTGACCACCTACGATCTGCTCGCACCCCAGCTGTCCGGTGGCAAGGACAGCGCGGTGATGATGGCCGTTTTCATGGACGCGGCCCGAAGCGCCGGCGTCGAAGACCGGGTGATCTCTTACCACTCGAGCCTCGGAGTGCTGGAGTGGCCTCCGATCGTCTTCGAGGGCACCCGCTACCCGGGCGTCTCCGAGCTCGCCGCCATGCAGAGTGCCGCCTTCGGGCTACCTCCAGACCGGCACATCGAAGTCACCCGCACGATGCCCGGCCCGGACGGCACCCCGATGCCGCGCAGCCTGTTGACGGAGATCGCGGCGTACGGGCGGTTCCCGCGCATGGGCAGCCCCTACTGCCGCAAGTACGCCAAGGAGGGCGTGGTCTCCAGCGCCTGGACGCCGATGGTCAACCGCCTCAAGCGTGAGCTCGGCCGCCCGGTGCGGATCCTGAAGGTCATGGGTCTGCGCAGCGACGAGGGAGCCGACCGAAAGAAGCGTCCGCCCTTCCGTACAGTGCTGGCCAACTCCGCGCGGGTCGTGGATGAGTGGCTGCCCGTCAAGGACTGGCCGACCGAGGCGGTCAAGGAGTGGCACGCCAGCGCGCCGGTGCCGTACTGCTGGTCGTACGACTCCGTGCCCGGGGCCGGTGACTGGCGGGGCAACACGCGCTGCTCCTGTGCTCTGTGCAGCTATGCGTCCCTCCCCGACTTGCTGCTCTCCAGCGGACGCCGGCCGCGGCTCGCCGATCTGTATGCCGAGGTCGAGCAGGTCCGGGGCGACAGCTTCCGCGCTGACAGGCGCATCGCCGATCTGATTCGCCATGCCAAGTCGTGCGGGATCGACCCGGGCGTCGTCTGCCCGGACGACGGTCCGGAGTTCGCCGCCCTGGAGAACCAGGTGTGGGCCGCACTCAAGGAAGAGCCTCGCAAGAAGCCCGAGCTGGCCCGCGACAGCGGCCGCCGCCCGGTGTGCGACGGCTGCAGCTGA
- a CDS encoding RHS repeat-associated core domain-containing protein, which produces MALAVPVALTPVASAATGGLGKPAVAKQRASKVRAVTGLGAKQARATASKTKTANAQQAKRAAAEQKASWPKAAERTTQIPARGKAKLTAGGLPVTITGAGGKNAVSGQARLRVLSHRAAQAAGIKGVLLTAATVDPGKAELSVDYSAFASAYGGGWAGRLRLVQLPACALTTPHKSACRVQTPLRSHNDISGQTVSATAHLTTPSTTTSSPARTSQMAAVTTPSATVLALTAAAGESASGSGNYSASPLSPSSTWEAGGSSGAFTWSYPLSTPPAAAGPSPTLSLSYDSGSSDGKTASTNNQSTQVGEGFDITSSYVERSYGACDDDGQDSKYDECWKYDNASLVLNGKSSELVKDDTTGVWRLSNDDASTVTHSTGADNNDDNGEYWTVITGNGTKYVFGLNKLSGADTERTNSVWTVPVYGDDSGEPGYDKGDSFSGRSLTQAWRWNLDYVQDPLGNAMTYWYTAETNYYAKNDATTATTEYTRGGYLTKILYGQNKDTLFSGVTSDKVTFSYDERCTASDCSSLTDSTADNWPDVPYDSICKKDADCDAKSPAFFTRKRLTGIDTYAWSAASGAFTTVDSWTLTQAFLDGGDIGDTSDQTLVLKSIKHTGKNGTDIALDPVTFGYQMRVNRVDSNSDDILPLTRPRIETVTSETGAITTVTLSDPECIRGSNMPAAEDNDTKNCYPTYWHINGAAESTIDWFHKYRVTAVLSSDPTGHNVAVEHAYSYSAPAWHYNDDPITPSDERTWSIWRGYGKVTETTGASDGTQSKTVSLYLQGMNGDKQKDGTTRSVSVTGIDFTGLDVADQTDSNPYAGQLREKITYSGSTPVTITVNDPWLKKTATQHKSYADTEAYYVRTAKTSTHTYLTATSKWRTSATSTTDFDDYGMPTKIYDEGDTAVTGDETCTRTWYARNDTLGINSLVSRTRKVGKACSVAETTLSLPTSSATRGDVLSDTATVYDNATATSWTASQTPTKGEVTWTGRASAYPATTTNGERTPSSWQTLSKLTYDTLGRVASSTDAGSNTTYTVYTPTTAGPLTKTKVTNPKSQNVYTYTDYARGTPTKIYDANNKITESTYDALGRKTATWLPNRSRSLSQSANYTYTYSVSHDAPSWTSTSTLKADGSTYNTSYTLYDSMLRTLQTQSPTAVGGRLLTDTRYDSRGLAYETFADIFDSTATPSGTYTRAEYGEAPKQTEIVFDGAERPTSNTLLVYGVQKWSTSSSYTGDSTATTALSGGSAVRTITDARGRTVERREYSGTSPADTGYGATAGAAFTSTAYTYTLDDKQSTITGPDSKWSYSYDLFGRQTSTTDPDKGTSTTGYTNLDQTSWTKDGAGRVTVFAYDSLSRKTDTWSAPATADLTSTLEEQVDANKLTHFAYDSVAKGQLDSSTRYVGGVSGSAYTKQVTAYDSLYHPTTTQLALPAGDSLVTSGALSSSTLTFSTYYNIDGTQQYASEPAAGGLSAETINNEYNGLGLPTAITGTTGYLLGASYSALGQTEQLTLGTSSASGTKKAYITNKYAEGTDRLEESSVTDQTHSYQLQNLTYTYDDAGNVTATSDPTTLGGTGAADNQCFTYDGYRRLTNVWTPSTADCSTTKRTAADLGGASPYWTSYTYTDSGLRSTETTHTTSTDTKKTYCYSTAKPHQLAATTTGSTCTGVTATYAYDDTGNTTTRLDGTASQSLSWDNESRLSKLVEGSSTTGYVYDADGNLLIRRNTTGETVLYAGATEVHLDTSAPTAKYWAQRYYSAGSAVIAVRNNKSGASTLSYLAADQHGTSSLALNASTQVATKRYSTPFGALRTGGTGTWPDDRTFLGKTADSSSGLIHIGARDYDPMTGRFISVDPLLSLDQHQSLNGYTYGNNNPATFSDPTGTEIGSRPNSCEYDLKYCDKKTQKAVGYDPSTGRVNGGGTATTSSVGTGSTLLSIQKPLAGPFPPGSVKLVDTGIFDEKKFMAGVSWALGGILKELTKGPEPITLCTPDGHCEEQVPQGGTFAGGGGLLGNGSQAGRPVPQDAGAASESDLVRVGRWMSREEHSAMKDTGVVQEGAGGTTYVAHPATPEAYGRQAAPGTGYVEFDVPRGSLYPAGEPGWAQIPGPSSLQGRLALRRGQPIPQFPPALNIQWLMGK; this is translated from the coding sequence TTGGCTTTGGCGGTACCGGTGGCCCTGACGCCGGTCGCCTCAGCCGCGACGGGCGGGCTGGGCAAGCCGGCGGTGGCCAAGCAGCGGGCCAGCAAGGTCCGGGCAGTGACCGGTCTGGGCGCCAAGCAGGCCCGTGCCACTGCCTCCAAGACCAAGACTGCCAACGCCCAGCAGGCCAAGCGGGCAGCGGCGGAGCAGAAGGCGTCCTGGCCCAAGGCCGCCGAGCGCACCACACAGATCCCTGCACGAGGCAAAGCGAAGCTCACCGCCGGCGGGCTGCCGGTGACGATCACCGGGGCGGGCGGCAAGAACGCTGTCTCGGGCCAGGCACGGCTACGCGTCCTGAGCCATAGGGCCGCTCAAGCAGCCGGAATCAAGGGCGTCCTGCTCACCGCTGCTACCGTCGATCCGGGGAAGGCGGAGCTGAGTGTGGACTACTCGGCCTTCGCGTCCGCATACGGCGGCGGCTGGGCCGGGCGTCTGCGGTTGGTCCAGCTACCCGCGTGCGCCCTGACCACCCCGCACAAGAGCGCATGCCGGGTACAGACTCCGCTCCGCTCGCACAATGACATCTCCGGCCAGACCGTCTCGGCCACCGCGCACCTCACCACGCCCTCGACCACAACCTCCAGCCCGGCGCGCACCTCCCAGATGGCCGCGGTCACCACCCCCTCGGCCACCGTCCTCGCACTGACCGCAGCGGCCGGTGAATCCGCGTCGGGCTCGGGCAACTACTCCGCCTCGCCCTTGTCGCCCTCCTCCACCTGGGAAGCGGGCGGTTCCTCCGGCGCGTTCACCTGGTCCTACCCGCTGAGCACGCCCCCGGCCGCGGCAGGCCCCTCGCCGACACTGTCGCTGTCGTACGACTCCGGCAGCTCGGACGGCAAAACGGCGTCCACGAACAACCAGTCCACGCAGGTCGGCGAGGGCTTCGACATCACATCCTCCTACGTCGAGCGCTCCTACGGCGCCTGTGACGACGACGGCCAGGACAGCAAATACGACGAGTGCTGGAAGTACGACAACGCCTCGCTCGTCCTCAACGGCAAGTCCAGCGAACTCGTCAAGGACGACACCACCGGCGTGTGGCGGCTCAGCAACGACGACGCCTCCACCGTCACCCACTCCACCGGCGCCGACAACAACGACGACAACGGCGAGTACTGGACCGTAATCACGGGCAACGGCACGAAGTACGTCTTCGGCCTCAACAAGCTCAGCGGCGCCGACACCGAGCGGACCAATTCCGTTTGGACAGTGCCGGTCTACGGCGACGACTCCGGCGAGCCCGGCTACGACAAAGGCGACTCCTTCTCCGGCCGGTCCCTCACCCAAGCCTGGCGCTGGAACCTGGACTACGTACAGGACCCCCTCGGTAACGCGATGACCTACTGGTACACCGCCGAGACCAACTACTACGCCAAGAACGACGCCACCACCGCCACCACCGAATACACCCGGGGCGGCTACCTCACCAAGATCCTCTACGGACAGAACAAGGACACCCTCTTCAGCGGCGTCACCTCCGACAAGGTCACCTTCTCCTACGACGAGCGCTGCACCGCCTCCGACTGCTCCTCACTGACGGACTCAACCGCCGACAACTGGCCGGACGTCCCCTACGACTCCATCTGCAAGAAGGACGCAGACTGCGACGCCAAGAGTCCCGCCTTCTTCACCCGCAAACGGCTCACCGGCATCGACACCTATGCCTGGTCGGCCGCCTCCGGCGCCTTCACCACGGTCGACTCCTGGACGCTCACCCAGGCCTTCCTCGACGGGGGCGACATCGGTGACACCTCTGACCAGACGCTGGTACTCAAGAGCATCAAGCACACCGGCAAGAACGGCACCGACATCGCCCTGGACCCGGTGACGTTCGGCTACCAGATGCGGGTCAACCGCGTCGACTCCAATTCCGACGACATCCTCCCGCTGACCCGCCCGCGCATCGAGACGGTCACCTCCGAGACCGGCGCGATCACCACCGTCACCCTCTCCGACCCCGAATGCATCCGCGGCTCCAACATGCCGGCCGCCGAAGACAACGACACCAAGAACTGCTACCCGACCTATTGGCACATCAACGGAGCCGCCGAATCGACAATCGACTGGTTCCACAAATACCGCGTGACGGCCGTCCTCTCCTCCGACCCCACCGGCCACAACGTCGCGGTCGAGCACGCCTACAGCTACTCCGCCCCGGCCTGGCACTACAACGACGACCCGATCACCCCCTCCGATGAACGCACGTGGTCCATCTGGCGCGGCTACGGCAAGGTCACCGAAACCACCGGCGCCTCCGACGGCACCCAGTCCAAGACGGTCTCGCTCTATCTGCAAGGCATGAACGGCGACAAGCAGAAGGACGGCACCACACGGTCCGTGTCCGTCACCGGCATCGACTTCACCGGCCTAGACGTGGCCGACCAGACCGACAGCAACCCATACGCCGGCCAACTGCGCGAAAAGATCACCTACAGCGGCTCGACACCCGTGACGATCACGGTCAACGACCCCTGGCTTAAGAAGACGGCCACCCAGCACAAGTCGTACGCCGACACCGAGGCGTACTACGTCCGCACCGCAAAGACCTCCACCCACACCTATCTCACCGCCACATCGAAGTGGCGCACCAGCGCCACCTCAACCACCGACTTCGATGACTACGGCATGCCCACCAAGATCTACGACGAGGGGGACACCGCCGTCACCGGCGACGAGACCTGCACCCGCACCTGGTACGCCCGCAACGACACACTAGGCATCAACTCGCTGGTCTCCCGCACCCGCAAGGTCGGCAAGGCGTGCTCGGTCGCCGAGACAACACTGTCCCTCCCCACATCCAGCGCCACACGCGGTGACGTACTCTCCGACACCGCCACCGTCTACGACAACGCCACCGCCACCTCCTGGACGGCCTCCCAGACCCCGACCAAGGGCGAGGTGACCTGGACCGGCCGCGCCTCCGCCTACCCGGCCACGACCACCAACGGCGAGCGCACCCCCAGCTCCTGGCAGACGCTCTCCAAGCTGACCTACGACACGCTCGGCCGCGTCGCGAGCTCCACCGACGCCGGCAGCAACACCACATACACCGTCTACACCCCCACCACAGCTGGCCCGCTGACCAAGACGAAGGTCACCAACCCCAAGTCCCAGAACGTCTACACCTACACCGACTACGCCCGGGGCACACCCACCAAGATCTACGACGCAAACAACAAGATCACCGAAAGCACCTACGACGCGCTCGGCCGCAAGACCGCCACCTGGCTTCCCAACCGCTCCCGCTCACTGTCGCAGAGCGCCAACTACACCTACACCTATTCCGTCTCCCACGACGCCCCGTCATGGACGTCCACCTCCACGCTCAAGGCCGACGGCAGCACGTACAACACCAGCTACACCCTCTACGACTCGATGCTGCGCACCCTCCAGACGCAGTCGCCGACGGCGGTCGGCGGCAGGCTGCTGACGGACACCCGGTACGACAGCCGGGGCCTGGCCTACGAGACCTTCGCCGACATCTTCGACTCGACCGCCACCCCCTCCGGCACCTACACCCGGGCGGAGTACGGCGAGGCGCCCAAGCAGACCGAGATCGTCTTCGACGGGGCCGAGCGCCCCACGTCGAACACCTTGCTCGTCTACGGCGTGCAGAAATGGTCCACGTCCAGCAGCTACACCGGTGACTCCACCGCCACCACCGCCCTCTCCGGCGGCTCGGCAGTCCGCACCATCACCGATGCGCGGGGCCGGACGGTAGAGCGTCGCGAGTACTCCGGCACGTCCCCGGCCGACACCGGCTACGGGGCCACCGCCGGCGCCGCGTTCACCTCGACCGCGTACACCTACACCCTCGACGACAAGCAGTCCACGATCACCGGACCCGACAGCAAGTGGTCCTACTCGTACGACCTCTTCGGCCGCCAGACCTCTACCACCGACCCCGACAAGGGGACCTCCACCACTGGCTACACCAACCTCGACCAGACCTCCTGGACCAAGGACGGCGCGGGCCGCGTCACCGTCTTCGCCTACGACTCCCTCAGTCGTAAGACCGACACCTGGAGCGCCCCCGCGACCGCCGACCTGACTTCCACACTTGAGGAGCAGGTCGACGCAAACAAGCTCACCCACTTCGCCTACGACAGCGTGGCCAAGGGCCAGTTGGACTCCTCCACCCGCTATGTCGGCGGAGTCTCCGGCAGCGCCTACACCAAGCAGGTCACGGCGTACGACAGCCTCTACCACCCGACTACCACGCAACTGGCCCTGCCCGCGGGTGACTCCCTGGTGACGTCCGGCGCGCTCTCGTCGTCGACCCTGACCTTCTCGACGTACTACAACATCGACGGCACCCAGCAGTACGCCTCCGAGCCCGCAGCCGGCGGCCTCAGCGCCGAAACGATCAACAACGAATACAACGGGCTGGGTCTGCCCACCGCCATCACCGGCACCACCGGATACCTCCTGGGCGCTAGCTACTCCGCTCTCGGCCAGACTGAACAGCTCACCCTGGGCACGTCGTCCGCGTCCGGGACCAAGAAGGCGTACATCACCAACAAGTACGCCGAAGGCACCGACCGACTCGAGGAGTCCTCGGTCACCGACCAGACCCACAGCTACCAACTGCAGAATCTCACCTACACCTACGACGACGCCGGCAACGTCACCGCGACCAGTGATCCCACCACCCTGGGCGGCACAGGAGCAGCCGACAACCAGTGCTTCACCTATGACGGCTACCGCCGCCTGACCAACGTCTGGACCCCCTCGACGGCCGACTGCTCAACCACCAAGCGCACCGCCGCCGACCTCGGAGGCGCCAGCCCGTACTGGACGTCGTACACCTACACCGACTCCGGCCTTCGATCGACCGAGACCACCCACACCACCAGCACCGACACCAAGAAGACCTACTGCTACAGCACTGCCAAGCCCCACCAGTTGGCCGCTACCACCACCGGCAGCACCTGCACGGGAGTCACCGCCACCTACGCCTACGACGACACCGGCAACACCACAACCCGCCTCGACGGCACCGCCTCCCAGTCCCTGAGCTGGGACAACGAAAGCCGCCTGAGCAAGCTGGTAGAAGGCAGCAGCACCACCGGATACGTTTACGACGCCGACGGAAACCTGCTCATCCGCCGCAATACCACAGGCGAGACCGTCCTCTATGCCGGCGCCACCGAGGTCCACCTGGACACCAGCGCCCCCACCGCCAAGTACTGGGCCCAGCGCTACTACTCGGCCGGGTCCGCCGTCATCGCGGTCCGCAACAACAAGTCCGGCGCCTCCACCCTCTCCTACCTCGCCGCGGACCAACACGGCACATCCAGCCTGGCACTGAACGCCTCCACGCAGGTCGCAACCAAGCGCTACAGCACCCCATTCGGAGCGTTGCGCACCGGCGGCACCGGAACCTGGCCGGACGACAGAACCTTCCTCGGCAAGACCGCCGACTCCTCCTCCGGACTCATCCACATCGGCGCCCGCGACTACGACCCCATGACAGGCCGGTTCATCAGCGTCGACCCGCTCCTGAGCCTTGACCAGCACCAGTCCCTCAACGGCTACACCTACGGCAACAACAACCCCGCCACCTTCTCTGACCCCACCGGCACAGAGATCGGCTCCCGCCCCAACTCCTGCGAATACGACCTCAAGTACTGCGACAAGAAGACCCAGAAAGCCGTCGGCTACGACCCCTCCACCGGTCGCGTCAACGGTGGCGGCACCGCCACCACCAGCAGCGTTGGCACCGGATCCACCCTGCTGTCCATTCAGAAACCCCTGGCGGGCCCCTTTCCCCCAGGCTCTGTAAAGCTCGTAGATACCGGTATATTTGATGAAAAGAAATTCATGGCGGGAGTTTCCTGGGCGCTCGGTGGCATTCTGAAGGAGCTCACAAAGGGGCCGGAACCCATCACGCTATGCACTCCCGACGGTCACTGCGAAGAGCAGGTTCCACAGGGTGGGACCTTTGCGGGCGGGGGTGGACTCCTGGGCAATGGATCTCAGGCTGGCAGACCTGTTCCGCAGGATGCGGGTGCGGCAAGCGAGAGCGACCTGGTTCGTGTCGGCCGCTGGATGTCGCGAGAGGAGCACAGCGCCATGAAGGATACGGGTGTCGTCCAGGAAGGTGCTGGCGGTACGACCTATGTGGCGCATCCTGCAACTCCTGAGGCATACGGTCGGCAAGCTGCGCCGGGCACGGGATACGTGGAATTTGACGTGCCGCGTGGTTCCTTGTATCCCGCGGGTGAGCCCGGCTGGGCCCAGATACCCGGCCCGAGTTCGCTGCAGGGCAGACTCGCACTGCGGCGTGGACAGCCGATACCGCAGTTCCCGCCTGCCTTGAACATCCAGTGGCTGATGGGGAAATGA
- a CDS encoding transposase produces MSDARWALIEPVFTAWRARRTGPGTAARVHDLREIVNAILYVNRTGIPWEYLPHDFPPYKTVYDYYAKWEADGTTLQVHDLLRDKTRRAHGRSAQPTAAVIAAQSVKTSAIETDIPLALA; encoded by the coding sequence GTGTCTGATGCCCGGTGGGCTCTGATCGAGCCGGTCTTCACCGCTTGGCGGGCGAGACGGACCGGGCCGGGCACGGCAGCCCGGGTGCACGACCTGCGGGAAATCGTCAACGCGATCCTCTACGTCAATCGCACCGGCATCCCGTGGGAGTACCTTCCCCACGACTTCCCGCCCTACAAGACCGTCTATGACTACTACGCGAAGTGGGAAGCCGACGGCACGACCCTGCAGGTCCACGACCTGCTACGCGACAAGACCCGTCGCGCGCACGGCCGCAGTGCGCAGCCCACCGCGGCCGTGATCGCCGCGCAGAGCGTGAAGACCTCGGCAATCGAAACGGACATCCCACTCGCATTGGCGTGA
- a CDS encoding replication-relaxation family protein, with translation MSSAARSIPATAMAATPAEPLAHQVLAGLAQHRIATTSQLRRMLRPDGTRQLISRVLNRLRSDGFVDCTVLSDANRTRTRAWYLTQEGARLTRDLPVLRGRPPYPITSATAASLKTPHTLAVVRAHLAFAADARRLGHEHGPWDWTPEVSHSIGEGERVVADAVMYYTVVESEHRRKLRAFVEVDRSTMSSERLAVKLIEYARLFHYEAQPVGRRRQASAGPAWLRWYPVYPRLLFVLTGAFRPGTSVLGRKALV, from the coding sequence ATGAGCAGCGCTGCACGGAGTATTCCGGCGACGGCAATGGCCGCCACTCCCGCTGAGCCTTTGGCCCACCAGGTGCTGGCGGGGCTGGCCCAGCACCGTATCGCCACCACCAGCCAGTTGCGGCGGATGCTGCGCCCGGACGGCACGCGTCAGTTGATCTCGCGTGTGCTGAACAGGCTGCGCTCCGACGGTTTCGTCGACTGCACGGTGCTGTCGGATGCGAACCGGACCCGTACCCGCGCCTGGTACCTCACGCAGGAAGGCGCGCGGCTGACCCGGGACCTGCCCGTTCTGCGGGGGCGGCCACCCTATCCCATCACCTCGGCCACGGCGGCGTCGCTGAAGACCCCGCACACCCTCGCCGTCGTGCGCGCTCACCTGGCTTTCGCCGCAGACGCCCGTCGGCTCGGGCACGAGCACGGCCCCTGGGACTGGACACCGGAGGTGTCCCACTCCATTGGCGAGGGCGAGCGGGTCGTGGCCGATGCGGTGATGTACTACACGGTTGTCGAGAGCGAACACCGGCGCAAGCTGCGCGCGTTCGTGGAAGTCGACCGCAGCACCATGAGCAGTGAGCGGCTGGCGGTGAAGCTGATCGAGTACGCGCGCCTGTTCCACTACGAGGCCCAGCCCGTCGGCCGACGCAGGCAGGCGTCCGCAGGTCCTGCGTGGCTGCGCTGGTATCCGGTGTATCCCCGTCTGCTCTTCGTGCTCACCGGTGCCTTCCGCCCCGGGACATCGGTCCTGGGGCGGAAGGCGCTTGTCTGA